In Arthrobacter citreus, a single genomic region encodes these proteins:
- a CDS encoding acetamide transporter, whose amino-acid sequence MGTVGLLLSGATLFLNSLVLLNKANAKSAALLNLFVGTIQVVFPFYLLMHLGAGKWELFNTASIFFFGITYLYVGFTNLKDFNGTGLGWFSLWVSIMSVLWAFVNFVMIHDVVNGLLWVMWAYLWYLFFAGLVLGKKIERYTGIVAMIQSWTTITLPAFFMLLGIWQDAMISKVWIVVLSAAILYFVIHEIKSFVTNKRFNLFNQPELKN is encoded by the coding sequence ATGGGAACTGTAGGTTTGCTTTTATCTGGCGCAACTCTATTTTTAAATAGTCTTGTTTTATTAAATAAAGCGAATGCCAAAAGTGCAGCTTTATTAAATTTATTTGTTGGTACAATACAGGTTGTTTTTCCTTTTTACCTATTAATGCACTTAGGTGCTGGAAAATGGGAATTATTTAATACTGCGAGTATTTTCTTTTTTGGTATTACTTATTTATATGTTGGATTTACAAACCTAAAAGACTTTAACGGAACGGGTTTAGGATGGTTTTCTCTTTGGGTTTCAATCATGTCTGTTCTGTGGGCATTTGTGAATTTTGTTATGATCCATGATGTTGTCAACGGTCTATTATGGGTTATGTGGGCATATTTATGGTACTTATTCTTTGCTGGATTAGTATTAGGAAAGAAAATTGAACGTTATACAGGAATCGTTGCAATGATTCAATCATGGACTACAATTACTCTTCCTGCATTTTTTATGCTTTTAGGAATTTGGCAAGATGCAATGATTTCAAAAGTTTGGATTGTAGTTTTAAGTGCTGCTATACTGTATTTTGTCATCCATGAAATTAAATCATTTGTGACAAATAAAAGATTTAACTTATTTAACCAACCTGAATTAAAAAATTAA
- a CDS encoding NupC/NupG family nucleoside CNT transporter, translating to MKYIIALIGLLVVFGLAFVASSDRKKIKYRPLVIMVVIQIILAFVLLNTEVGLFLIKGISNGFGKLLEYAAEGVNFVFGGMINANAAPFFTGVLLPIVFISALIGILQYTKILPFVIKYIGLILSKINGMGKLESYNAVASAILGQSEVFISVKKQLGLLPKNRLYTLCASAMSTVSMSIVGAYMTMIEPKYVVTAIVLNLFGGFIISSIINPYTVTPEEDILTVQEEEKQTFFEMLGEYILDGFKVAIIVAAMLIGFVALIGAINNIFDMIFGISFQGILGYVFAPFAFIMGVPFKEAVDAGSIMATKLVSNEFVAMMDLGKASKHFSARTLGIVSVFLVSFANFSSIGIIAGAVKGLHEKQGNAVARFGLKLLFGATLVSVLTAIIVGIVLN from the coding sequence ATGAAATATATTATAGCTCTTATTGGACTACTAGTTGTTTTCGGTCTGGCTTTCGTTGCTAGTAGTGATCGTAAAAAGATTAAATATCGTCCATTAGTAATCATGGTCGTTATTCAAATCATTTTAGCTTTCGTACTATTAAATACTGAAGTAGGCTTATTCTTAATTAAAGGAATTTCAAACGGCTTTGGAAAGTTATTAGAATATGCTGCAGAAGGTGTGAATTTCGTATTCGGCGGAATGATCAATGCGAACGCTGCTCCTTTCTTCACAGGCGTATTATTACCAATCGTATTTATTTCTGCTTTAATTGGTATTTTACAATATACAAAGATTTTACCGTTCGTAATCAAATATATTGGTTTAATTTTAAGCAAAATCAATGGAATGGGTAAATTAGAGTCATACAATGCGGTAGCTTCTGCAATTTTAGGACAATCTGAAGTATTCATTTCAGTTAAAAAACAACTGGGTCTTTTACCAAAGAATCGTTTATATACACTTTGTGCATCGGCAATGTCAACTGTATCTATGTCAATCGTAGGTGCATATATGACAATGATTGAACCAAAATATGTAGTAACTGCAATTGTCTTAAACTTATTTGGTGGATTTATTATTTCATCAATTATCAATCCTTACACTGTAACACCTGAGGAAGATATCTTAACTGTACAAGAAGAGGAAAAACAAACATTCTTCGAAATGCTAGGCGAGTATATTTTAGATGGATTCAAAGTAGCGATTATCGTTGCAGCAATGTTAATTGGTTTTGTTGCATTAATCGGTGCAATCAATAATATTTTTGATATGATTTTTGGAATCTCATTCCAAGGAATTTTAGGATATGTTTTTGCTCCATTCGCATTTATTATGGGTGTACCATTTAAAGAAGCAGTGGATGCAGGTAGCATTATGGCGACTAAGCTTGTCTCAAATGAGTTCGTAGCGATGATGGATTTAGGGAAAGCAAGTAAACACTTCTCAGCTCGTACATTAGGAATTGTTTCAGTATTCCTTGTATCATTTGCTAACTTCTCATCTATTGGTATTATTGCTGGAGCAGTTAAAGGATTACATGAAAAACAAGGTAATGCGGTAGCTCGTTTCGGTTTAAAATTATTATTTGGTGCAACATTAGTAAGTGTTTTAACAGCTATTATCGTTGGTATCGTTTTAAATTAA
- a CDS encoding cytidine deaminase, whose amino-acid sequence MNTQTLISEALKARENAYAPYSKFKVGAAILLNNQTVYTGCNVENASYGLTNCAERTAIFSAVAAGNTSAKIEAIAIVGDTEGPISPCGACRQVIAEFSDENTKVFLTNLKGDIAETTVKELLPGSFSSKDLEG is encoded by the coding sequence ATGAATACACAAACATTAATTAGTGAAGCTTTAAAGGCTCGTGAAAATGCATACGCTCCTTACTCGAAATTTAAAGTAGGTGCAGCGATTTTATTGAATAACCAAACTGTTTACACAGGTTGTAATGTTGAAAATGCCTCTTATGGGCTAACAAATTGTGCAGAAAGAACGGCTATCTTTAGTGCAGTAGCTGCTGGAAACACCTCAGCAAAAATTGAAGCAATCGCGATCGTAGGAGACACTGAAGGTCCAATTTCACCATGTGGTGCATGTAGACAAGTAATCGCAGAATTTAGCGATGAAAACACAAAAGTATTCTTAACTAACTTAAAAGGCGATATTGCTGAAACAACGGTTAAGGAATTACTTCCAGGATCATTTAGTTCAAAAGATTTAGAAGGCTAA
- the deoC gene encoding deoxyribose-phosphate aldolase, with protein sequence MNYASLVDHTLLRADAKKEEIATLAKEAKEFSFASICINPTWVSYASELLKDSSVKVCTVIGFPLGANTPEVKAFETKNAIENGAGEVDMVINISALKEKNDVLVERDIRSVVEAANGKALVKVIIETCLLTDEEKVRACELSVKAGADFVKTSTGFSTGGATVEDVALMRKTVGANVGVKASGGVRNLKDVENVVAAGANRIGTSSGVKIVQGEEANTAY encoded by the coding sequence ATGAATTACGCAAGTTTAGTAGATCACACATTATTACGCGCAGATGCAAAAAAAGAAGAGATTGCAACATTAGCTAAAGAAGCGAAAGAATTTAGCTTTGCGTCTATCTGTATTAATCCTACTTGGGTTTCATATGCAAGTGAATTATTAAAAGATTCTTCTGTAAAAGTTTGTACAGTAATTGGTTTCCCTCTAGGAGCAAATACTCCAGAAGTTAAAGCATTCGAAACTAAAAATGCAATTGAAAATGGTGCTGGAGAAGTTGATATGGTTATCAATATTTCTGCATTAAAAGAAAAAAATGATGTATTAGTTGAAAGAGATATTCGTTCAGTTGTAGAAGCAGCTAATGGTAAAGCTTTAGTAAAAGTAATTATTGAAACTTGTCTTTTAACTGACGAAGAAAAAGTTAGAGCATGTGAATTATCAGTAAAAGCTGGTGCTGACTTTGTAAAAACTTCTACAGGATTTTCAACTGGTGGAGCAACAGTAGAAGATGTTGCATTAATGCGTAAAACTGTTGGAGCAAACGTAGGTGTTAAAGCTTCTGGTGGTGTTCGTAACTTAAAAGATGTAGAAAACGTAGTGGCTGCTGGTGCTAACCGAATCGGTACAAGTTCAGGTGTTAAAATCGTTCAAGGTGAAGAAGCAAACACAGCTTATTAA
- a CDS encoding sugar-binding transcriptional regulator, producing MSLEKQRLIIDAARLYYDSDFSQQEIATKLGISRPTVSRLLQQAKELGYVRIEIIDPLEGNQDLARELKRKYNLESVEVCYAPIDDHNEVLQSITKKAADVLVDIVHDGDIVGVTWGTTMYHIATKLSNKPVKGVEIIQLNGGVSYSKTNTYATETVNLFAEAFNTVPRYLPLPVIFDNPQVKQMVEGDRHIGRLIELGKRSNVAIFTVGTVKKDALLFRVGYLNEKEENDLQSFAVGDICSRFFDKEGNIYSKLLDSRTIGIALDELRSKEKSILVAGGERKINAIHGALMGKYANVLITDQFTAKRLLEQG from the coding sequence ATGTCTTTGGAAAAACAAAGGTTAATAATAGATGCAGCAAGATTGTATTATGACTCTGATTTTAGTCAACAAGAGATCGCAACTAAGTTAGGAATCTCTCGTCCAACCGTATCAAGATTGCTCCAACAAGCAAAAGAATTGGGATATGTACGAATTGAAATTATAGATCCTCTTGAAGGTAATCAGGATTTAGCAAGAGAATTAAAAAGAAAATATAATTTAGAGTCTGTTGAAGTTTGTTATGCACCAATTGATGACCATAACGAGGTATTGCAATCAATTACGAAAAAAGCTGCAGATGTATTAGTAGATATAGTACATGATGGTGATATTGTAGGAGTAACTTGGGGGACTACTATGTACCATATTGCAACGAAACTAAGCAACAAACCGGTAAAAGGTGTGGAGATTATTCAACTAAACGGTGGAGTAAGTTACTCTAAAACGAATACATATGCAACTGAAACAGTGAATTTATTTGCTGAAGCATTTAATACTGTTCCAAGATATTTACCATTGCCAGTTATATTTGATAATCCACAAGTAAAGCAAATGGTCGAAGGGGATCGTCATATTGGCCGTTTAATCGAATTAGGTAAACGATCTAATGTCGCTATTTTTACAGTTGGAACAGTAAAAAAAGATGCTTTATTATTTAGAGTTGGCTACTTAAATGAAAAAGAAGAAAATGATTTGCAATCATTTGCTGTGGGAGACATTTGCTCTCGCTTTTTTGATAAAGAAGGAAATATTTATTCTAAACTGCTTGATAGCCGAACAATCGGCATAGCGTTAGATGAACTAAGAAGTAAAGAAAAATCGATATTAGTTGCGGGTGGAGAAAGAAAAATCAACGCAATTCACGGTGCGTTGATGGGAAAATATGCAAACGTATTGATAACCGATCAATTTACTGCAAAGCGATTATTAGAGCAAGGATAA